In the Sarcophilus harrisii chromosome 3, mSarHar1.11, whole genome shotgun sequence genome, one interval contains:
- the LOC116422213 gene encoding E3 ubiquitin-protein ligase RNF113A-like gives MAEEAPSPSSSSAPSGPRCPFLFRRSGRPRASAGRRRRRGAGEGRPDGGGSGDGSGSSSDEGPAVVRPDRKRAVANPMIQKSRGASGGRDGDEDRALGLAVLYPSSRSAKPAGPEDMGATAGSELDAAREPGAKACGRQGPMRAPGHLRATVRWDYQPDVCKDYKETGFCGFGDSCKFLHDRSDYKHGWQLEREARPDHAEAEAEAYELAADEDAEHGRLPFRCFICRQPFRSPVVTQCQHYFCQACALRHFRTSPRCYVCERHTHGVFNPARGLVAQLRRRQRDAPDGSPDGTGPTP, from the coding sequence ATGGCCGAGGAGGCGCCGTCACCATCGTCCTCGTCCGCGCCGTCGGGGCCGCGCTGTCCCTTCCTCTTCAGGAGGTCGGGCCGCCCTCGGGCTTCCGCGGGCCGCCGCCGGAGGCGCGGGGCCGGGGAAGGGCGGCCCGACGGTGGTGGCAGTGGCGacggcagcggcagcagcagcgaCGAGGGCCCGGCCGTCGTCCGGCCCGACCGGAAGCGGGCCGTCGCCAACCCCATGATCCAGAAGAGCCGCGGGGCCAGCGGAGGCCGCGACGGCGACGAGGACCGCGCTCTGGGCCTGGCCGTGCTCTACCCGTCCAGTCGCTCGGCCAAGCCGGCCGGGCCCGAAGACATGGGCGCCACGGCCGGCTCGGAGCTGGACGCGGCCCGGGAGCCCGGGGCCAAGGCGTGTGGGCGCCAGGGGCCCATGCGCGCGCCCGGGCACCTGCGCGCCACAGTGCGCTGGGACTATCAGCCCGACGTGTGCAAGGACTACAAAGAAACCGGCTTCTGCGGCTTCGGCGACAGCTGCAAGTTCCTGCACGACCGCTCCGACTACAAGCACGGCTGGCAGTTGGAGCGCGAGGCCCGTCCCGACCACGCCGAGGCCGAGGCCGAGGCCTACGAGCTGGCCGCCGACGAGGACGCCGAGCACGGGCGCCTGCCCTTCCGGTGCTTCATCTGCCGTCAACCCTTCCGCAGCCCCGTGGTCACCCAGTGCCAGCACTACTTCTGCCAGGCCTGCGCCCTGCGCCACTTCCGCACCTCCCCGCGCTGCTACGTGTGCGAGCGCCACACGCACGGCGTCTTCAACCCGGCCCGGGGCCTCGTGGCGCAGCTGCGGCGGCGGCAGCGCGACGCCCCCGACGGGTCTCCCGACGGCACCGGCCCCACCCCCTAG